AAGCGAATAATTTGTTTCCCTCAGCAAAGCCTGTTTCGGTGATCTCCGCTGAATTACATCAGCCCCCCCCGTGCaataaagctattttttttaacacatattggcaaacacacaaaacatttcaCTGTTGAACTTTTTTATTCAATGTGAGATGATCAGCTCAATATTCCAAGCGTTCAGCACCAGGAGCGTGGAAGGAGCAACCTCGCAGCGGTCACTAAGGGCTTTTGGCTGGAACTGTGGTTGCTCGCGTTTAAAACGTACCACGTAGGTCTGGATCTGTGTCCCGCGGCGTAGAGAAACGCCCGAGGATCGCGGTCCTTCCGGCTCCTCCTCTGCCCCACCTGTCCGACGGGTCCCGTGTCTCCTTAGGAAATTCAGCAGGTTGTGTGAAGGCCACGCGGGCCAAACACACACCCGCTCTACAGGACACGCTGAGTCACAGCGCCACACTGCCGCAGGACGAGCGGAGTAAaatcagggttagggtttatAATCCCCCTGGGCATTCAGAGCCATCCCCAGTGATAGACAGGTGTGGTGAAAGCTGATACCTGCTTTGCACTGTCTCACTCCTTCCTCCAGGGACCTTATAGGGTCAAGGCCCTCCTGAAGGTATTGCAATGTGTGCAGTATATGTGGCTGTGGGGTGTTTGCTAGTTCAAGTACTACGAGTGCGATCTGTTCTTATTCACTGGGAAAAGGCGTCGGGAAGAcctcccagcaggactcaaaggaCAAATACGACACAATTTAGCGCAAGAAGCCGACTGCCAAAATCTCAAAATGCCACAatacactgtttacatttacctgtCACTTTTtaccaaagtaatttacactcatttaccagttcagtgtaagtgttTTACCccggggggggcggtggcgcagtaggttggagtgggttctcgggttcgagtcccgctcgggctgccttgcaatggactggtgtcctgtcctgggtgtgtcctctccccctccagccttacaccttgcTATCTGAAGGttttgggttcaagtcccccctcatatttattcatttagctgatgcttttctccaaagtaacttaccgcattaagctacttacaattatttacctgtttatacacctggataattttacaggagcaatttctCACAGGTACTATATGTGGAGGGggtattcaaacctgtgacctttggctctaagcactccactaccagctgtctcactgttggacctttgatcaaagtacgtACAGTGGATTgccgcagtaaaaattacccaggtgcgTAACTGGGCCGATTATTCTTAGCATCTCAGCGTACAAAACTATCGTAAGTcgtctgaagaaaagcatcagttaaataagtaATGGCGTTTTGGATGAAAAGCGTGGTGAAGTAAAAGGGCTAGAAAAGAAACGCAGCTGACAATGAAGTTATATTTCATCAGAAAGGAACACCTCTTTTCCGACCACATTCATCCCTGTCGAGGGTTCGACCGGAGCGCGACCGCGCTGCctgtaaaaatcacatttttccagtcGCTCTTGGCACCGTGGACACCGTATCTAAATTAATGTGATTCGACCGCAGCCGGTCGTGAGACCGAAACACCTTCCAAGCACTGGGCATTAGAACAATATATCAGAGACGAAGCCGTTTCCTGCAGCGCTTCCCCGGGGTAGAGAGAGAACTCTATTTCGCAGCGTGGAGAAATGTGCCGACAGTCTACTTCCTCCGTTGGGACCTGGAGTATTTTCGCAGTAAATTTATCTGAGTGACTGGCTGCTACAGTATTAGTGCACACAGTCGTTTAAGCCATATTGTcagaacttttttctttaccaGGTGTCTCATCCAGGTGACTTTCCAGGGCTTTAAAACCTCCTGTTCAGTTGTGACATACACCGACGCATGGTGTCGAACAGGGATTTGAACTATcctggagtggtgcagcaggtagcactggtgcctcagagctcctgggctgtgggttcgaaacgagctcagtctgcatggagtttgcacgcTGTCTGCACGCTGTCCtcgtttctgtgggtttcctccaggcgctctggtttcctcccacagtccaaagacatgtttcaggtgaacgaggactctaaactgcctttagagtgtgtgtggctggttgctttgtgatggatgtgtcccatcctgagtccCTGTTCTTCAGGATGGACTGCGGAGCTGCGGCGGACAAGTGGAAAACAATACTGAATATATCAATGAATTAATCACCCTGCTTATAAATgagaggggcgcagtgggtctggccTCTGCtaagtcccggttggggtgccctgtgtcggactggcgtcccgtcccgggtgtatccccttcccctccagccttaggccctgtgttgctgggttaggctccggtttgccgcgaccctgcttgagacaagcggtttcagtcaaggtgtgtgtgtgggcttatGAATGAATAGCTGCACCAACCCCATTCAGGACAACTTGTGTGCAAGATGAACACACTAACACTAATGTGGGGGCACAAGGTGgaatagtggttaaagctggtACCTTTCAATCAAAAgaaacaggttcaaatcctatctcCTGttctagtgcccttgagtaaaatacttaccctgaattggtacaggaaaaatcacccagctgtataaactggtaaaaaaaaaaatatatataagtaGCTGAGTAGACAAAGctcacattttaagttgcttaggagaaaagcaccagcaatGATTAATAGTAACCGTAGAGATGAACGTGCTCTGGTGGAGAAGAAGCTGCTGGGACTGATCGCTCGTTTCACTTTAAGAGCTGGTTGGAAGTAGTGCGCTTGTAAATGGAAAcacccaaacaaaaaaaaggtgtgtgaaCAATGCAAATGGAATGAAACTGAATAAACGCCGTCGTCGGCAAACACCTCCTGTACGTCGGGTCACACGTTGCGACAGAGCGCTAAATCCACGACTCCGTGCAGatccctcctcatcctcctctgaCCCCGTATCCCAGGAATTGGGGCCAGTGCGTGGGAGGTACTATGGTAAAGGGGTCATCCCCATCATTCCTTCCCCTCCTCCAAACACCCCCAAAAGAAAGATCATGATTTATGCTTTATTCAGTAAGAAAGGGtcataaattgaatttaatctAGGCAGGAGGTCAAGCTCTTGGCTCCACCAGCAGGATCACACTGCTGGTTAATCTCCTGTTATTCAGGCAATAAGAGACGTGCCCTGTTACGCAATAAGAGGGAAAAGCAGGCACCCATGGCACTCAGGCCCAGAGCTCCAACGTTCTCCCACGCTCAGAGAGCAAGCAGGATGGATTGCTGGTGGAAGGAATCCTACTGCTGGGTTTTCCCAGCCTCCTCACTTATGTCGGCGTTGCCGTGTTCGCAAGCAGGAGACGGCTACCAAGTGGTGAAAATATATCTTTACTGGCATGCGCTGATAAGTAGTGCCATCAAGAGCCAACACAGATCTTCAGACACTCACAGCAGCAAAGGACAGAGATTTACAGCTTGGGAAGTGATTGGATAGAGCACTGCAGTGGGTgggtgaattaaaaaaataaaaaaaaaaaaggcagaacacacacgcacagatcTGCAGTGAGACATTCAGTTTCGTGCAGCTCCTGACATTCCTTCAAGTAATTCAGAAAATGgaaaggaggaagagaaaaaaaaaaaaaccctgctcaACCCATTTAACTGCCACTATACCAGAAGAAGCTAGTAAACCAACTGGTAAGAATGTGAGCAGTCATGAGCTTGGGTTCAAGATCGAACTGCCTGTAGTCCTGGTGTTCAGTGGTAGTCGCCTGTTGGGTTATGCgaagacccagccaaacacgTTCCCTCGCTCTCGTACCAACTCACCGGCGAAACGCGCTTCCCTCCCTGCCCAGCCCCGCCCCATCCGCCGTTCACATGAGCTTGAGCAGGAGCTCGTAGGTAGCGTTGATAATGCCCCACGAGAGTATGGAGCGGTGATAGTTGAGGTGTGCCCCTCGGAAGAGGTGCGTCACCTTGCCCCCCCGTTCCCTCCAGATGGTAAGCAGCGCCTGGCGCGAGGACAGGAAGTCACCGCCCACCTGCGACTGCAAGCGCGTCTTCAGCACGTTGCAGGGGTAGAAGAGGATCCCCAGCATGGCGCCCAGCAGCCCACCGCAGATGAAGTCGTTGACCAGGTGGACAGCGCGAGTCCGGGCGTCGGGCAGCTGCCGCTTGATGGGACCGCGGAGCCCAAAGAAGAGGGCGTTGCTCGGGCCATTGCGCAGCAAGATGGGCACCAGGCCGCGGTAGCACTCCCTCGCACCGTAGTCCCGCACCAGCGTCCGGAAGGTGTGGAACGTGTTGTTGAATCGACCGTGGTGCCGGTGGTCCTGCAAGAGGGTCTGCACTCTCTCGAAGGGGGTGAAAACGGCCTCGGCCGCCCCGGCCAACACGGCCGCCGTGCCGCACGTCAGCAATTCGGGCCCCCCGGCGTGCCGCGACAGCAAGCGGGAGAGGTCCTCGTACAGGCCGAACATGAGCGCGAGCGTggtgctcttctgcagcagcggcggcagcagcccCCGGTACAGGTTTCGCAGACCTTCCTGACGCAGCTGCCGCAGGGCATCGGTCGCACGCACGCCATGCAGCTGCTGCCGGAACAGCACTTTCTGGATGGGGAACGTCACCAGGATGTTGGTAAAGGAGGCGCACGACCCGCACGCATAGTGTCGCCCCCGTGGGCCCAGGGTGGGAAGCAGCACGTGGCTCCTCCGCCGGCCCTGGCGCGCCTCTTGCTCCATGGCGGAAATAGATCACACCACCCTAACGGCCTCCATCGCTAGCTGTGTCGCCCATTCATGTCATCCTGCAAAGGGAATCAGCAACAGGGGATCACAGTCCACCCCAGTCCACCCCGTCACTGTCACTTGTGAAGGAACACAAAGTGTTCCCTATAATTACTACTATTTATTAAGtagatgtgtttctccaaagcaacttacaacaactTATCcctttatttatacatacaccATATACCATATGAACAGCcaagtagtttttactgcatcagttcagggtaagtaccttgatcaagcagGGGGGGTGTAAACCTGGATTCTAACCACGGTACCACGTACTGCCCCATGTCATACATAATTAACAAAAGCAGGTTCAACTGCAGCTTATTATTCTTTTAGGATCATATACAATTAGTGCTGCGTTTAAATGTCTTTACTATAATTTGATTTGggatttttttaagtttctagCTATGCATTTCATTGATTCTGGTCACACAGTGGCAATTTAGTTCAGGCCTACACTATTTACACAGAACCAAGTCTTTGCCTAAGGTCACTTCTACATTTGGCTTACCTTTATCAACTTCTGGCTCAAAGGTGaattcataaaaagaaaaaaaaaatgcaatgatttaGTTACTGATGCCAAACTAAATATGCTGCAAAGTCTAAAATGACATTAAGTATAGCTCAAACATTAACAgaagcaattttaaaataaacactgtaagtacgtacgtacacacacacacacacacacacacacacagagagagtcaaaCCGAGAAATACGTGTAAAACCTCTCTCTGGACTGTGTTCTGCAAGGCTGTATTACTTTGTTTCGTTCATTTTGTAGTCGCAGGAAAGCAGTTTCCCGAGAACCTAAATGATCATGTAATTTTGgtgatttttattaaatctgacaccatattttttattttaaaaaaaaaaaaaaaaaaaaagactcagaaCAAGTATCAACACAAGAAGGGGGCGGCTTCCGCTTTAACTTCTCATTTGTTAATAACAACGAACAATGACTGGTGaattaatggaaaatgaatGACGTCATCGAGCCGTTAACGTCACATTGCGTCACACGCCGCGCCTGACGTTAAAGTTGAGATGAATGCATAGCTTTCACCCGTTATGCATAAACTTCCATAGTTGGAGATTTTCACCGGACCAGGGAGCTAATGAAGTTTATAGGAAACATGTAAACGGTGACTATTACTGACAGCCGGTGAGATAAGTGGGCAAATGGTTAAAACCCCTAATCGGATTACTCGTGATCCCGATTTACACTTTTAGCGTTTCACACCCAGTAATTACGGTGAAACACCTTCCACAGCTTGTTGTACtaatctgctaaaaaaaaatattgctgttatGTCCCATgtactgggtaattttttaccgTATCGATCGATGTGGGATGGTCGGGATGGATACCTCCCTCagggtaggattcgaacctctaTCTCGTCCTCTGTGGTACGTTAAACTTTTCGGCAAGAACGCGCTACCAGCTTATTACAGTaacagttattgtttttttaacaattttttgcaAGAATTGTAACACACAGACGAACTCGGAAACGTTTTTGACGCGGCAGCGCGAGCGGATCATCATcgcggcgcgcgcacacacaacaacgaaaaaaaaagtgaccgaCGTCGCCGGCCAGACCAGACGGACAGAGCCTGGAGAACTTGGGGGCTCCTTTTTTTCTCTGCGATCATCATACCTCCTCGCCTCTACACGTCGATGTCCCTCCCCGTCGCGGCAGCGGCGGAGTGGGGCACAGTAGAAATAGCGTACCGATCCAAGATGGGACGAGCCGAGCGCGGCACAACCCGGTACTCTGTCCCAAAAAGACCGACTAACAGCCACCAGCACGGAATCCGTGCTGCGTCCTGTGGGCAAACTCTTACCCCGAGCTTTTCACCTTCATAGTCAACACGTGACTGCACTTCAAAAAGAGAGACACTTCACACGTCATCTTTACTTGCCCGTCCGAGGACTGCCTTCGTGCGCACCTTGGCGCGTATCTGTGACGTCAGGAGGGTAAAGATCAAATCACAGCGTGAGGATCACATCCTTAAAGGCGTACGGTGATGTTTCCCATAGTTGGccatttacattatataacCACACATAAGATATtgctataataaattataaattgcattatataaaattattattgacCCAATTAAAGAcactttacattacatatataagGGAGCGAATAATTAGGATACATTTtagtatgtttgttttgtatattaAGTTTCacgtttattgtcatagatacaagtaccatgttgtacatgtatcatgaaaatcttcctgaatgcttctccacagactatgggcaaggacaatagaaatactgcacaacaaaacaatgacaaacaaaacagtgtcaatcaCAGTAACTAATAGCAGCAATAACAGCAACGTATATTTCATGGCATTATTACAGTGTGTACTACTAGAACGCCAGCCTGGTCACTACAACCCACCTGTCAAcagggttagagctgctcgtTTTGAACCTCCCCAGGTTTACGGCAATGAATAAAGCAACGTCCATGTCACGTGCATTGCAGGAGGGTGACCAGGCAAACGAAATATatgattaaaaaacaaacaacaaaaaaatccgTGTGAATGTAatgctatttttattactgGAGAGGCACCTGAAACAAGATGCTTTGACCGGGggtgtactttatatattttctttatctttattagcccactctacttttattatctgtctcttgtcactgtcattctctctgtgctgtggaagttcctgtcacaaagacgaattccttgtatgtgtaaacatacttggcaataaagctcattcattcattcataagcGGCTTTCTTCGAACGTGTGTGACGTATTTTTTATGCGACCGACTCTATGACGTCATGCCCGCTTCATTTTCCAGCGACGCGTAGCTCAGGAGTAAGAGTAACAGGAGAAAATTACTCTGTTTCTGTGATGATTATACGacgcatttaaattaaatgaatattgaTACGTTAGGATATAGCAGTCTTGGGGAAATATAGTTCATATGCACGGCGCTGAGTTGTGAAAGTGAGGGACGGACAAGGGGGCGCTTGGCGTTCTTGCAGCGCAGGCCAGGGACTCCTGGACTGGACTCAGTGGACATCCACTGTGTTGCAGCTGTCTGACTCTGAGCTTGCTTGGTCAAGTTGGTGggcgatgtgtgtgtgaacgcagACTGACGCTGTATAAACACACGTGTCCGTCGGCGAGGAGTGTGTACAGGCAACATGTCTGCTCAGGGGGACTGCGAGTTTCTGGTGAAGAAGGCCAGGGAGCTCGTGTCTGAAGACCCCTGGGCGGCAAAAGCGTGGCTCATCACCGCCCGGACCCTATACCCCTCCGACTTCAACATACAGGTGGGtcactggattaaaaaaaaaagaaaaaaaagacctaCTACTGGTGTAGTTACAGTGTGGACGCACTGCTGATCACAGGCTCTCACCGTGTCTCTTCCAGTACGAGATGTACACCATCGAGCGCAATGCCGAGAGGACTGCCTCGGCCGGGAGGCTCCTGTATGACATGTGAGTGAAGAATGGAGAAACTCAGAAAGTCCACATGATGATAGTGCTTCACAAGGTTCTGCTAAACAGCACACATGTCATACTGAGAAAACAAATCAGTGACTGTGTTTGTTCTGCTCTCTACTTTTTGCGCTGTTTGGTACCTGTATGacccccctgtcact
Above is a genomic segment from Scleropages formosus chromosome 5, fSclFor1.1, whole genome shotgun sequence containing:
- the slc25a51b gene encoding solute carrier family 25 member 51b, which codes for MEQEARQGRRRSHVLLPTLGPRGRHYACGSCASFTNILVTFPIQKVLFRQQLHGVRATDALRQLRQEGLRNLYRGLLPPLLQKSTTLALMFGLYEDLSRLLSRHAGGPELLTCGTAAVLAGAAEAVFTPFERVQTLLQDHRHHGRFNNTFHTFRTLVRDYGARECYRGLVPILLRNGPSNALFFGLRGPIKRQLPDARTRAVHLVNDFICGGLLGAMLGILFYPCNVLKTRLQSQVGGDFLSSRQALLTIWRERGGKVTHLFRGAHLNYHRSILSWGIINATYELLLKLM